The following proteins are co-located in the Paludibaculum fermentans genome:
- a CDS encoding ATP-binding protein, protein MNRLKIDLENCYGIKKLNVVLDFSVRKAFAIYAPNGSMKSSLAQTFKDLADGTTSKDRIFPARPCTRNIADESGALLSKESVLVIRPYDEVFGHTEKTSTLLVDAKLRKEYEQLNVDIDKAQDTFLKALKEQSKTKKDIATEIASTFTTSPNEFFKALLRIENELQTQRDAPLADIHYDTIFDDKVLSLLETKDFKTLIAEYTKKYTELLGKSTYFKRGTFNYYNAETVAKSLADNGFFDASHTVNLNAGQPLVITTQKQLVDLISREKESITNDKDLRKKFAEIEKLLNKNVTVRDFHAYLGDHEELLPKLADIPTLREELWKSYIKVRYPLYEDLITKYRAAEKRKKEIVAAANTQRTQWEAVIDIFNDRFVVPFKLTAKNRTAVILGEEPMLTLGFTFDDGHEQATVEKPTLMQALSTGEKKALYILNIIFEVEVRRKASQDTIFVVDDIADSFDYKNKYAIIQYLQDIDEDPHFKQVILTHNFDFFRTIQSRFVRYDHCLMANKNTNGITLDKATGIQNVFVKDWKINFFTNQRKRIASIPFIRNIIEYTKGEQDADFAALTALLHWKANSWQISHSDLDSMYNKVFGGTEVSPASSKTVVESIHEEAAACLNADTGINFENKIVLSIAIRLAAEQYMIDRINDSEFVDSITSNQTRALLSRFRTQFKNDTAAVHVLQRVALMTPENIHLNSFMYEPILDMSDEHLRKLYQDVNALNATLPKQTAVKPALA, encoded by the coding sequence ATGAATCGACTGAAAATTGATCTAGAGAACTGCTACGGTATCAAAAAGCTGAATGTGGTGCTAGATTTCTCCGTACGTAAGGCGTTTGCGATCTACGCCCCGAACGGCTCGATGAAGTCATCGCTCGCGCAAACCTTCAAGGATCTCGCCGACGGGACCACGTCGAAGGACCGCATCTTCCCTGCCAGGCCATGCACGAGGAACATTGCGGACGAAAGCGGTGCGCTGTTGTCGAAGGAGAGCGTGCTCGTCATCCGCCCCTACGATGAGGTCTTCGGTCACACCGAGAAGACCAGTACACTCCTCGTGGACGCCAAATTGCGCAAGGAGTACGAGCAACTCAACGTCGATATCGACAAGGCGCAAGACACATTTCTCAAGGCGCTCAAGGAACAATCCAAGACAAAGAAGGATATCGCGACCGAAATCGCCAGCACGTTTACGACGAGCCCTAATGAGTTCTTCAAAGCGCTCCTGCGCATCGAGAATGAACTCCAAACTCAAAGGGACGCGCCGCTCGCCGACATCCATTACGATACGATTTTCGACGACAAGGTCCTCAGCCTCCTAGAGACGAAGGACTTCAAAACGCTCATCGCAGAATACACGAAGAAGTACACCGAGCTCCTCGGCAAGAGCACTTACTTTAAGAGAGGAACCTTCAACTACTACAACGCCGAGACCGTCGCCAAGAGCCTGGCGGACAACGGGTTCTTCGACGCGAGCCACACCGTCAACCTTAACGCCGGACAACCACTCGTCATCACGACACAGAAGCAGCTCGTCGACCTGATCTCGAGAGAGAAAGAGAGCATTACCAACGACAAGGACCTGCGCAAGAAGTTCGCGGAGATCGAGAAGCTCCTCAACAAGAACGTCACAGTTCGAGACTTCCATGCGTACCTGGGCGACCATGAGGAGCTCCTGCCCAAGCTCGCCGACATCCCGACCTTACGCGAGGAGCTTTGGAAGTCCTACATCAAGGTGCGCTACCCACTGTACGAGGATCTCATAACAAAGTACCGTGCGGCAGAGAAACGCAAGAAGGAGATTGTAGCTGCCGCGAACACCCAGCGCACTCAGTGGGAAGCGGTCATCGACATCTTCAATGACCGGTTCGTCGTCCCGTTCAAGCTCACAGCAAAGAATAGGACCGCTGTCATTCTCGGCGAGGAGCCCATGCTGACACTTGGATTCACCTTCGACGACGGTCACGAGCAAGCGACCGTGGAGAAACCAACGCTGATGCAGGCGCTCAGCACCGGCGAGAAAAAGGCTCTCTACATCCTTAACATCATCTTCGAAGTCGAAGTCCGACGCAAGGCCAGCCAGGATACGATCTTCGTCGTGGACGACATCGCTGACTCCTTCGACTACAAGAATAAATACGCCATCATACAGTACCTGCAAGACATCGACGAGGATCCGCATTTCAAGCAAGTCATCCTCACTCACAACTTCGACTTCTTTCGAACCATCCAAAGCAGATTCGTTAGATACGACCACTGCCTCATGGCGAATAAGAACACGAATGGCATCACTCTTGATAAAGCAACCGGCATCCAAAATGTATTCGTCAAAGACTGGAAGATTAACTTTTTTACGAACCAGCGCAAGAGGATCGCGAGTATCCCCTTCATCCGAAACATTATCGAGTACACCAAAGGCGAGCAGGACGCTGACTTCGCCGCGCTCACCGCACTCCTACACTGGAAAGCTAACTCTTGGCAGATAAGCCACTCAGACCTGGACAGCATGTACAACAAGGTCTTCGGCGGTACCGAGGTGTCACCGGCCTCGAGCAAGACCGTTGTCGAGAGCATCCATGAAGAAGCAGCAGCTTGCCTCAACGCGGACACGGGGATAAATTTCGAGAATAAGATCGTCCTGTCGATCGCCATACGACTAGCAGCCGAACAGTACATGATCGACAGAATCAACGACTCCGAATTCGTCGACAGTATCACGTCAAACCAGACTCGCGCGCTCCTAAGCAGGTTTAGGACCCAATTCAAGAATGACACGGCAGCAGTTCACGTCCTCCAACGCGTCGCGCTGATGACGCCGGAGAACATCCACTTGAACTCGTTCATGTACGAACCCATTCTAGACATGAGCGACGAACACCTCCGCAAGCTTTACCAAGACGTCAACGCGCTGAACGCCACACTGCCAAAGCAAACCGCAGTCAAACCAGCCCTCGCATAA
- a CDS encoding PadR family transcriptional regulator, protein MVQGTLDMLILKTLALEPMHGWGVAQRIEQVSGGVFKVNAGSLFSAFLRLERAGRVKTEWMISENNRRAKYYSLTAAGKKALAEETREWERQVSAIARILEV, encoded by the coding sequence ATGGTACAGGGAACCCTCGACATGCTGATATTGAAGACTCTCGCGCTCGAGCCCATGCATGGATGGGGCGTCGCGCAACGCATCGAGCAGGTCAGCGGCGGCGTCTTTAAAGTGAATGCGGGGTCTTTGTTTTCGGCCTTCCTGCGGCTCGAGCGGGCAGGGCGGGTCAAGACCGAGTGGATGATCAGCGAGAATAACCGGCGCGCGAAATACTATTCGCTCACCGCCGCCGGCAAGAAAGCGCTCGCCGAGGAAACGCGCGAGTGGGAACGGCAGGTTTCGGCCATCGCCAGAATCCTGGAGGTGTGA